The genomic interval CGTCGTGAGGTCGAAGGAGTGCGCGAGCCCGACGCTGAGCGCGCCGTCGAGCAGCATGGCGGTCCAGTCGGGGTCCACGTAGAAGAAGCGCAGGCTCTCGGTGGGCAGCATCCGGGTGTCGGGGACGAGGTGGGCGAAGGGGACGCCCGCGAGGTCGCGGAGGCCGAGGAGCCGGTTCCGTACGAGGAGGAGGTCCTCGTCCTGCGGGTCGACGAGCGGGTCGTCGCCCCGTACGGCGAGGTGCGCGCCGGTGGGTGCGCCGGCCGCGGCCGGTACGGGCGTGACGGCGGCGGGCCGGGTGTCCGGTGTGGCCCGGGCGGGGGCGCGCAGGGCCTCGCCGAGGTGGCCGGCGAGACCGTTCGTCACCAGGTGTTCGAGCCGGGCCCGCGCGCCGGCCGCGGGCTTGTCCTTCGCCCGCCGCACCTTGCCCCGCAGCCGCAGGAGCGCGGCGCCGAACTGGTGGTCGGCCAGGGCGACACCGCGGCCCGCGGTGAACGCGGTGGCGAGGCTGACGTCGAAGACGCCGTACTGCTCCAGGTGGATCAGTGCCTCGGCGGCGCAGCGCCGCCGCTCGCGGTCGCTCCGCGGCCGGGCGGGCCGGGGCAGGAGCGGGCCCCGGTACCAGGCGAAGGTCTCGCGGCCGGACTCGGTGTGGCAGGAGACCGGGAGGTAGCCGTCGCGCAGCCGGTCGGCGACCTCCTTCTGGTCGTCCCCGGACAGCGGGCGGTCGCCCGGCGGGACGCGCAGCAGCAGCGCGGACCCCTGCTCGCCCTCCGTGTCGACGAAGTGCTCGGTGAGGGCGGCGAAGCCGGGCGCGTGGTCGGGGACGGTCTCGAACGCCCATGACCACAGGGAGATCAGCCGCAGCTTCTGGTCGGGGCCGTCGTAGGCCTCCTTGGTTCCGTCGGGCAGGAACTTCTGCCAGCCCTCCAGGGAGACCAGGTGCGCGACGTACCGGCCGCCGGCGGCGCGGGGCAGCCGGTTGCCGACGACGACCGCGTAGTCGCCGGCCTGGATCAGGTCGGCGGTGAGGGTCGGGGCCTGGTGCCGGTGGTTGACGCGGCGGACGTGGGTGAGGAGCGGCAGTTCGGCCTCGGTGGGGGCGACGGCGTGGAAGACGGAGCGGTGCACCAGGACGGTGCGGCACACGGTCTTCTTGTCGTCGTCGGTGACGGGGTCCGTGGCCTGGTCGAAGGCGGGCAGGACGACGCCGTCCTCCGTGCCGGTCAGCTGCTCCACGGTCCGCGCCTCGGTCTGGCCGAGGCAGTGCGGATCGGTCTCGGGGAGCTCGCCCTCGCCGAGGACGAGCAGGGCGAGCCACGGCAGCCGCGTGCCGTTCGCCGCTGTCGCCTCGTCGCGTTCCCACGGCAGGGTGGGCCGGTCGAGGGTGATGTGCGGCAGGACGTCGTCGTAGAGGCCGGTGGCGCCCGGCGAGGGGTAGGTGCCGTGGATCCAGTCCGGCTGCACGGTGAAGCGCGGTGCCCGGACCTCCACCTCCTGGGTCGCCGGGGGATCCAGGTAGCCGTCCTCGTCGACGCGGCCGCCCGCGTGGGTGAGGGTCTGGTGGGCCGTGAGGGTGTAGCGCCCGGCGGTGACCTGGGGCACCAGCGAGTCGATGAACTGCACGTCCAGGGAGGGATCGGGGTCCGGGGCGTACGCGAGGGGGCTCATGCGGCACCGCCTTCGGTGGTTCGGGTGGTCTGCTGGACCGGCGGTGGCACGGTGACGGCCAGCGCGACCGGGTCGTCGGTCAGGGGGACGGTGACGTCGAGCAGGGCGGGCGGGTCCGCGGCGATGTCCACGACCCGTACCTCCCGGTTCTTCGCACAGGCGACGTACAGCCGGTCGCTCGCGGCGGACACCGTCAGCGCGATCGGCTCCGGGCCGATCCATACCGGCTCGGCCGCCTCGCGCGGCACCTCGCCGGAGGTGTCGAAGACGGACACCGTGCCGGTAGTGGCGTTGGTGACGTAGAGGCGCCTGCCGTCCGGGGAGGCGGCCAGGGCGCTCGGGCCGGTACCGGTCCGCAGGGTGGCGACGGCCTTCCGGGCCGTGACGTCGACGACGGTGACCGTCGCGCCGCCCTCGTTGAGCGCGTACACCCAGCGGCCCTTGGGGTCCACCGCGAGCCGGGTGGGGGACGGGCCGGCGGGCAGCGGGTCGCCCACGGGCATGGGGTTCTGGAGGTTGGCGACGTCCAGTTCGAGGACGGCGCCGCTGTCGGGCAGGGCGATGTACACCCTCTGGTGGGTGCCGTCCCACGGCAGGGCGGGCACGACGTCCGCGGGCGTCCGGTTGTCCGTGCCGTAGGTGTGCACGGCCTTCGGCGCCCCGTCCCGCACGTTGAGGATCTCCAGCTGGTTGGGCTGCGCGTAGGTCGCGTACGCCCACTTGCTGTCGGGCGAGAAGGACGCGGCGCGCACGTTCTGCGCCAGCCACGTCGGGGGGCCGGTGGTCGTGTCGACGGCCTTCCCCGGCGGGTTCGCGGTGATGTCGAACGCGTCGATGTGCTGCGAGGCCGGGTCGGCGGCGAAGAGCCGGGTGCCGTCGGGGCTGACGGCCAGCTGCGTCGGGTGCTCGTAGGCCGAGGTGAAGGGCGCGTACGCGGTCAGGCTCTGCGCGTCGACGGGCGTCACCGTCCGCCCCTCGCCCAGCACGTACAGCCGCTCGCTCTCGGTCGGCGTGCCCGGGACGGTGTGGTCGGGCTTCGCCTCGACGTCACCGGCCACCAGGCCGTCGGTGGCGTCCAGCCGCTGGTTGGTGCCCGGGCTCACGCCGAGGTAGCCCATCGCGGCGAAGAGGCGGTCGCGGGACTGGTCGACGGGGCCGCCGGTCAGGTCGCCGGTGAGCGCGCCGACGCTCGGCGCCGGTGCGACGTCGGCCAGCTCAGCCGCTTCAGCCGCTACGACCGTTTCAGCTGCTTCGGCCGCGAACTCCAGGGTGGCGGTCCGCGCGGTGGCGGCCTGCCGCAGCGGCAGGATCCCGTCCGGCTCGCGGTCGTCGTGGGCGATCGTCCCGGCCTTGATGTGCCCCGGGCTGCCGCCCTGGTGGGGTGCCGGCAGCCGCAGGTCGACGCCCATGAGCTGGTCGTCCACCCGCTGTGCGCTGCCGGTGGTCAGCTTGCCGTCGTACGCGCCCCACAGCGCGGCCGGCAGGCTCGCCCGGTTCCGCGCCGTGTCACCGGCGTACCAGGTGCTCAGGTCCTGGACGACCCCGTGCTTGGTGAGCGTGACCGTGAGGGTGGAGTCCAGGTCCTTGCCCTGGTCGCGGCGGGGGCGGATGTTGACGGGCGCGCCGTCGATCTTCCGGACTCCGGTCTCCTTCGTGAGGTCGAGACCGGAGACCGGGACGGCGGTGCGGACGGCGAACGAGAAGGCGCCGGGGGTGACGACCCACAGCCCGTCCCCGGCCTGGGCGGGTACCAGCCCGTCCATGGGCACCAGGCGGACGGCGTCCCGCTTCGGCGGCAGCTGCTTGACCACGTCCGCCCAGGGGGCCGGCTGATCGTCGCGGGCGCTGCCGTCGCCGAAGCCGATGGTGAAGGAGATGAACCAGAGGTGGATGGTGACTTCACCGGCCGTGGGCGGGCCCCACAGCCGCAGGGACGCGCCGACCTCGACGCTGATCGTCTCCCGGACCAGCCACAGGTCGAGCACGAAGCTGACCCCGATGCTGATGCCGATGTCCGCGTCGAAGTGGAACGGTGCCCATTCGATGAGGAGGTCGGCGTGGGCGGTCAGCCAGGCGTGCAGGTCGCCGGAGCGGTAGTTCACGTCCAGCGCGCCACCGGCCATGATCGCGCCGGGGGTGAGGGCGAAGTACGAGCCGCCGCTGATGGTCAGCTCGGAGGTGACCGGCCAGTTGAAGCCGAGCCTCGGCACCCGCGGGTAGTGCGCGGGCACCGGGTACTTCGGGTGGTAGCCGCCCAGGGTCAGCGCGAAGTCGCCGGCGTTCTCGCCGTCGAACCAGGTGTACAGGGCGAAGCCGCCGGTGAGGACGCACGCCTCGTCGAGGAGGAACGAGCCGGGCGCGAGCTGCGCGGTGAGCTTCAGGACGCCTTCGCTGGCCCGGTACTTGGCGGACAGGCCGAGCCGGACCCGCGCGTACGGGGCCAGTGACCGATCCTTGGGGAACCGTGCCTCGGCCGTGCCCAGCACCGCGACGGCGAAGTCGTCGCCGACCTCCAGCACCAGCAGGGCCTGCCCGTCGAGGAACTCGAAGATCCTGAACTCCAGGCCGGCGGCGAACCACAGCTGCCCGGCCGCCGGGCGGACCCAGGCGTCCTTGCCGCCGCCCATGAGCTTTTCGAGGACCTTCAGCGGTTCGGTGGCCGTCAGGTCCTGGAGGAACGGGAAGTCCAGGACCTGGTCGCCCTCGGGCAGCCGGACGTCGGTGTTGAAGCCGAAGCCGGCCATGATGCCGGTGACCTGGACGGGCGGGGGTCCGCCGAACTCGCCGTTCGCCTTGCCGAAGATGAACAGTGAGGTCTGGTCGGGGTGGGCGGTGGGCCGGGCGTACGCGCCGAGGGCGGTGAGCCCGAACTCCTCGGCCCTGACGGCCAGCGCGCCCTCGATGAGCGGGTCGTAGTCCTTGTCCTGCTTGTGGATCAGCGCACCCTCGATCGCCAGCGGCGGCCGGGAGTAGCCGACGCTCAGCCCGTCCAGCCGGAAGTGGGGGTGCCGCGGGTCGGACAGGGGGATGCCCAGTCCGAGTCCGTCCACGCCGACGGTGAGTCCGGCCATGCCGAGGGAGGCGTCGAAGAGCACCCACACCGTGCCGTCGGCGAATCCGGCGCCGACGCGGCGCAGGGTCAGGGGGCCGATCGAGCGCTGGACGCCGATCCAGGCGACCAGCGGGAGGGCGCTGCCGCCGCCGTCCCCCGCGTTCGCGCGCGGTGGCGCGGGGGTGCTGTCACTGTTCTGCGCGTTCGCGTGCGAAACGGCCGGGGCCTTGTCGCCCCGTCCGGCGCCCCGGACCGCGAGCGACGTCGTCCCGGTCCGGCCGGGCAGCTTCAGGTCCACCGTGAAGGCCATGCCCTTGGCCATACCTTCGGCGGGCAGCAGGGGCAGCGTCCTACCGGCGGCGGTCAGCGCCTTGTTGAGCTCGGTGACCCGGTCGGCGGGCAGGGCGTCGAGAGCCACCAGGGCGCCGAGCCCGCGCACGCCGACGTCCTCGGCCTCGGGGATCTGTCCCTGGAGCAGCGGCACCTGGGACAGCCGGGCGTCCAGCGCCACGCCCACGCGGACGGCCCAGGCGCGGGTGCCGGCAGGCGGCTTGTCCGAGACGGCGACGAGCGAGCCGCCGTTCTTCTCGTGGGCGGCGAGGACGATGGCCTTACGTGCGGAGGTGTAGGCGATCGTGAGCGCGTCCAGGGCGCCGAGCCGGTCGAGGATCTGGCCGGTGGACGGGTCCGTGACACCGAGCAGGCGTGCGACGTCGGCGAAGGAGACGCCCTTGGAGTCCGTGCACGTGGCGACGAACTGGGCGTGCTGGACGTCGCTGACGGAGAAGGCCAGGGTGCGCGGGTCGCCGTGGTCCTGCGGGACGGCCAGGGTCAGACCGCCCGTGTACTCCTGGTCGTAGCCGGGCCCGCCGGTGCGCTTGGTCAGCTTCACGGTGACGTCGAGGTCCGCCGCGATCGCGCCGAGCGGGAACGCGGCCCGGGCGTGCAGCTCGAACTTCTTCGTCGCGCTGTCGTACGTCACCGTCAACTGCTCGACGGTGACGCCCTGGAGCACGGGCGGCGGCTGGATCCCGAAGGCGGCGAAGGCGTCGCCGAGGGCGATGTGGGCGGCGTCCATCTCGAACCGCCACCCGGCGCCGGTCTGCCAGGTGCCGTGGACGTCCACGGTTCCCTCGCCCAGCTTCCAGGACGCGGTCGCCTCGGCGGTCGTCGTGTCGCCCGCGCGGAGGAGGGACAGGCCGACCTCGGACAGGGCGATCTCGTCGTCGACGTGCCAGACGTCGCCGAGCCGGAGGTCCAGGCCGTAGCCCCAGGCGGGGCCCCGGCCGAGCTCGGCGCCCACGGCGAGGCGGGTCACCTTCAGGTCCTTGGGCACCGGGACGCCCGGGAAGCGGTCGGTGAGCAGGGTCCCGACGGCGAGGGGGCCGACGAGGACGCCGCTGACGGACTTCTCCGGCAGGCTCACACCGACGTCCAGGACGACGTCGGCGGCGAGCGTGACGCGTCCGCCCAGCACCACGGCCGCCGTGCAGCCCTTGCCCAGGGGGTCGGCCACGGAGAAGTCGGCGTGCAGGTCGTCCAGCTTCAGCAGACCGGGCAGGGGCTCCCAGGACCGGCCGAGGCCGATCCGCATACCGGCGGCGAGCCAGCGCGGGCCCGTGCCGGCGCCGCCTTCCGGCGCACCCTCACCGTCCTGTGCCGCTCCGAGGGCGAAGTCGAGGGACAGGGCGGTCAGGCGCAGGGACGCGCCCTTGGCCACGTCGTCGGGGAGCAGGTCGAAGCCGCCGCTGGGCAGGGTGGCCCAGGGCAGGAGGTCGTCCAGGCCGGACAGGGGCACGGCGGGGAACTCCCCCGCCAGCCGCCAGGTCTGCACGTCGCCCACCGGTGGGTAACCCCATACGTACGGCCTTTGGGCCGCGCTCTTGTCGGGGAACAGCAGCTCCACTCCGCACCCGACGGCCGGGAGCGGGCCCGCGTCGCCGCCGGGTTCGATCCCGAAGACCAGGTGTGAGGTGCCGAGTCCGACGCGCTCCAGTGCCGAGGGCACCTGGGCGAGCTCGGCGGGCAGTACGAGGCCGCCCGGCAGCAGGGCGACGTCCACACGGACGCCCTCGACGGTGGTTCCGCCGGCGTCGGCGAGGAACACCACGTCCGCCGTGGAGGCGGCCTGGCCGAGGAGGGTGACCTGGCCGGTCACCCGCAGGCCGTCCGTGTCGACGGTCGTCACACCGGTGACGTCGAGCACGGCGCCGGGCAGGAACCGGGCGAACAGGTCGTGCGCGGGGGCGAGCTGGAGGAACCCGACGTCCACGTGCAGACGGTGGTCGGTGCGGGCGCGCTCCAGTGCGGCGCGCAGATCGGCGATGTTCAAAGGCATGATCCGGGCCTCTCCCTACTCGAACCAGATCTCGAAGGAACCGGGTGCCGCGTCGTCCAGCCGCAGGTGCCAGTCGACACCGCGCCATCCCGTCGCCGTGCCGTTCACGTTGGGTACGGCCATCGAGCTGAACAGCGGGTCGGTGACGTGGGTGTTCGGGTCGGTCGCCGGGAGGTGCACGAAGGGGCCGCGGGCGCCGCTGGTGTCGTCCTGGACGACGTAGCCCCAGTTCGGGGGTGTCTTGATCCGTGGATCAGGGAGGGGGAGCCGCGGGCGCACGCCTCTCCAGTGAGGCACGAGCCGATCGGTGATGTTCTTCTGGGTGCACGTGGCGGTCTTGCCGCCGAACTTCTTGGGACCGGTGCTGACGAAGAGACCGTCGGGGGTGGTGTGGTCCAGCCACGCGTTGTCCGTGGAGGTCTCACTGCCGTGGTGGCCGATCTTGAGCCAGAGGTTGTTCTCCCGCCGGCACAAGGTGTTCGCCGTGCCCACGAGATAGCGCTCGTTGAGCGTCACGGCGTCGGCCATCAGCAGCACCTTCTGGCGCTTCTTGTTCGCGTCGGGTTCGCCCATGACCACCGTCACCAGGCTGGAGGCGTTGGCGATGGCCTCCTTCGGGCCGGTCTCGTACTTCGCCACGTCGTTCGGGCGCTCCGGGCCGAGAACGCCACCGAGCATGTAGACGTTCGCCCCGAGGATCCCCGGGAGGAGCGGCACCGGCGCCGAGGGCATGGTGACCTGCTGCGGCGGATTCTCGATCTTCTGGCCGCTCGCCCCGCCGATGTCCCCCCAGTGGTGGAACAAGGTCCACAGGAAGTCGCCGCCGCGCTCGCGGTAGTCCAGCGGATGGAGGCTGTACATGACCTGGCGGATCGTGTACTTCAGCTGCGGCGGGTCCAGCTCCGACAGGAGGACGTGCTCCAGCAGGTTGAAGTGGTCCTCGTCGGGATGCGTGACGATCAGGCAGTCCAGGACGTAGGGATTCCGCAAGCGCCCGAGGTAGTGGTCCAGCTTGGCCTTTATTCGCTCGACCATCTCGTCCTTGGCGGACAACGCCTGGCCCCGCGCCAAGGAGTTCAACGGACGGAGCGGCTCGGTCGAGCCGCAGTCGATCAGTACGGCGTGCGTACCGACGTTCTTGTTCTTCCGGTCGTAGAACCACAACAGGGTGCAGTCACCCTGACCGACATTGAAGAAAACG from Streptomyces albireticuli carries:
- a CDS encoding DUF6603 domain-containing protein, giving the protein MPLNIADLRAALERARTDHRLHVDVGFLQLAPAHDLFARFLPGAVLDVTGVTTVDTDGLRVTGQVTLLGQAASTADVVFLADAGGTTVEGVRVDVALLPGGLVLPAELAQVPSALERVGLGTSHLVFGIEPGGDAGPLPAVGCGVELLFPDKSAAQRPYVWGYPPVGDVQTWRLAGEFPAVPLSGLDDLLPWATLPSGGFDLLPDDVAKGASLRLTALSLDFALGAAQDGEGAPEGGAGTGPRWLAAGMRIGLGRSWEPLPGLLKLDDLHADFSVADPLGKGCTAAVVLGGRVTLAADVVLDVGVSLPEKSVSGVLVGPLAVGTLLTDRFPGVPVPKDLKVTRLAVGAELGRGPAWGYGLDLRLGDVWHVDDEIALSEVGLSLLRAGDTTTAEATASWKLGEGTVDVHGTWQTGAGWRFEMDAAHIALGDAFAAFGIQPPPVLQGVTVEQLTVTYDSATKKFELHARAAFPLGAIAADLDVTVKLTKRTGGPGYDQEYTGGLTLAVPQDHGDPRTLAFSVSDVQHAQFVATCTDSKGVSFADVARLLGVTDPSTGQILDRLGALDALTIAYTSARKAIVLAAHEKNGGSLVAVSDKPPAGTRAWAVRVGVALDARLSQVPLLQGQIPEAEDVGVRGLGALVALDALPADRVTELNKALTAAGRTLPLLPAEGMAKGMAFTVDLKLPGRTGTTSLAVRGAGRGDKAPAVSHANAQNSDSTPAPPRANAGDGGGSALPLVAWIGVQRSIGPLTLRRVGAGFADGTVWVLFDASLGMAGLTVGVDGLGLGIPLSDPRHPHFRLDGLSVGYSRPPLAIEGALIHKQDKDYDPLIEGALAVRAEEFGLTALGAYARPTAHPDQTSLFIFGKANGEFGGPPPVQVTGIMAGFGFNTDVRLPEGDQVLDFPFLQDLTATEPLKVLEKLMGGGKDAWVRPAAGQLWFAAGLEFRIFEFLDGQALLVLEVGDDFAVAVLGTAEARFPKDRSLAPYARVRLGLSAKYRASEGVLKLTAQLAPGSFLLDEACVLTGGFALYTWFDGENAGDFALTLGGYHPKYPVPAHYPRVPRLGFNWPVTSELTISGGSYFALTPGAIMAGGALDVNYRSGDLHAWLTAHADLLIEWAPFHFDADIGISIGVSFVLDLWLVRETISVEVGASLRLWGPPTAGEVTIHLWFISFTIGFGDGSARDDQPAPWADVVKQLPPKRDAVRLVPMDGLVPAQAGDGLWVVTPGAFSFAVRTAVPVSGLDLTKETGVRKIDGAPVNIRPRRDQGKDLDSTLTVTLTKHGVVQDLSTWYAGDTARNRASLPAALWGAYDGKLTTGSAQRVDDQLMGVDLRLPAPHQGGSPGHIKAGTIAHDDREPDGILPLRQAATARTATLEFAAEAAETVVAAEAAELADVAPAPSVGALTGDLTGGPVDQSRDRLFAAMGYLGVSPGTNQRLDATDGLVAGDVEAKPDHTVPGTPTESERLYVLGEGRTVTPVDAQSLTAYAPFTSAYEHPTQLAVSPDGTRLFAADPASQHIDAFDITANPPGKAVDTTTGPPTWLAQNVRAASFSPDSKWAYATYAQPNQLEILNVRDGAPKAVHTYGTDNRTPADVVPALPWDGTHQRVYIALPDSGAVLELDVANLQNPMPVGDPLPAGPSPTRLAVDPKGRWVYALNEGGATVTVVDVTARKAVATLRTGTGPSALAASPDGRRLYVTNATTGTVSVFDTSGEVPREAAEPVWIGPEPIALTVSAASDRLYVACAKNREVRVVDIAADPPALLDVTVPLTDDPVALAVTVPPPVQQTTRTTEGGAA